Below is a genomic region from Halostella litorea.
ACCGCGGGGCTGATCGGCCGTAGGTCGCCGTAGCGACCAGTAGTTTCATTGTCGGACTCCGGGGATCGCACCGTATGCGCCGCTACTGGTTCGCGGTCCTCGGTTCCGCCTTCCTCGTCGTGCAGCTCGGCCTCCTGTACGCCATCGGGATCCCGTCCACGTTCGACTGGTCCATCGCCTCGCTCGTCGGGTACGCCCTCGCCGGCGCGGCCTTCCTCGTCGCCGGCGTCCACGAGTGGCTCCCGATCCCGGACGGCGTCGTGCCGTGGTACTGGTTCGCCGGAGCCGGCGACATCCTGCTTGGTCTCGGCATGCTTTCGACCGGGGTCACGTCGGCGCTGGAGGGCGACTCAGGGTCGCTGTTTTTCGGCGTCCTCATCTCCGCCGGGAGCCTGGTGCTGGTGTTTACTGGGATCGATTACGCACGCGGGGGCGTCCACCTCGACCTGTCGACGTTCGAGTGACCGCGTCCGAGTTGGCTACATTTATATATCCCCGTATCGTGGTTTCGGGTACAGGGCGCTGGTAGTGTAGTGGTATCACGTGACCTTGCCATGGTCACAACCGGGGTTCAAATCCCCGCCAGCGCACTTCTCTCGCGAACTACACGGCGAGCGACCGCTGTGCGTGTCGCTCGCCACCGTGAGCGAGGAAATCGTCTAGGGATTTGAGCCAGCGAGTCGCACGCCCGGGAAGCGAACGCAGCGAGCGACCCGGACCGTCTCGCCCGGTTCAAATCCCCGCCAGCGCACTTCTCCGGAGTCCGCGTCCTCAGCGACGCGTTTCATCGCGTCGCGTACGACCGGTTCCGGTGTGTGCGACGTGGGGTTTGAAGTAGACCGGACGCAGCGCCGAGCGGTGCGAGGCGACCGTCCGGGTGTGGTTCAAATCCCCGCCAGCGCATTTTTGCCGAACGCTACTTAGCCAGCGACCGCTGTACGTGTCGCTCGCCACCGTGAGTGAGGAAATCGCCCGCGGGGATTTGAGCAGCGAACGAGCGAGCGCCAGCGAGCGAAGTGAATGAGTTCAAATCCCCGCCACCGTAGTTCCGCCGTCATCACGAATCAGCACGTTTCATTGCGCGAACGCCGTCGACGGCGTCGGCCGTCACGGGGGCGACGGGACGTCGGTGACCTCGAACCGCGCGCCGCCGGCGTCGCTCTCCGTCACGGCGACGGACCAGCCGTGTGCCTCGACTATCTCCCCGACGATGGAGAGTCCGAACCCCGTCCCGCTCTCCGTGCTCGTGTACCCCGACTCGAACACGTCCGAGCGCTCCGCCTCGGGGATCCCGGGCCCGTCGTCGGCGACGTAGAACCCGTCGGCCAGGTCGCCGACGGTGACGCTGACCGACTCGCCGCCGTGTTCGATGGCGTTCCGGAAGAGGTTCCCGAACAGTTGCTGGAGCCGGTTCGCGTCGGCCGGGACCGTCTTCGCAGTCTCGACGTCTATCGTCGCGTCCGCGGTCTCGATGGTCCTCCAGCACCGGGAGACGCAGTCGCGGACCGGGACCGGCTCGGTCCCGTCGATCGCCTTCCCCTGTTTCGCGAGCATCAGGATGTTCTCGATAAGCTCCTCCATCCGGGTGTGGGCACACCGGATCGTGTCGACGTGGGGGTTGTCACACTCCTCGGCGAGGAGGTCGAGGTGGCCGGCGGCGACGTTCAGCGGGTTGCGGAGGTCGTGGGTGACGACGTCGGCGAAGTCCTCGAGTTCCTCCGTCCGACGCCTGAGTTCGTCTTCGGCCCGCTTTCGGTCGGTGATGTCGATGTACGTCGCGATGGCTTCGGTTCCGTCGTCGTCGAGCGGCGTCGCGGTGAGCAGGAACGTCCGGGACTCGCCGTCCGCGGTCCGCCGCGTCACCTCCCGCCGGACGGGGTCGCCCTGTCGGACGCGCGACCCGACCTCGTGGGCCGACTCGTCGTCGTCGACGAACTCCGCCAGCGGGGAGCCGCCGATCTCGTGCTCGGCGAAGCCGAACGTCTCGCGGAACGCCCGGTTCGTCCGTTTCACGACGCGTTCGTCCCCGTCGGCCTCGGTGAGGACGAGGGGGATGGGGACGGCGTCGAGGAGGGTGGCGAGGCGGTTTCGCTGGTCCTCGAGTCGCTCCTGGTAGTCCCGGAGGGCGGTGATGTCCTCGTTGACGGCGACGAACCGGTCGATGTCGCCGGTCGGTCCCGTCACGGGCGAGATCGTTTGCCTGGCGACGTACCGCTCCCCGCTCTTGCGCTCGTTGACTATCTCGCCCTCCCAGACGTCGCCGCCGAGGATGGTGTCCCAGAGGCGCTCGTAGAACCGGTCCCCGTGGACGCCGGACTGGAGGATTCGGGGTTCGTTTCCGACGGCCTCCTCGGCGGTGTAGCCCGTCTGCTCCTCGAACGCCGGGTTGACGTACTCGATCCGCCCGGTCGTGTCCGTCCAGTAAACGGCGTGGCCGGTGTTTTCGACGGCCTCCTGAAACGCCCGCATGGACGCGTTTGCCGGACCGGCGGCACCCTGCTCGGAGGTCATTACTGTTAATGAACGGAAGGGAATGTTAAATCGGTTGGAACCGTCGACCGGCGAACCGGAACCGCGCGTGGCCGCCCCGAAGGGTGCCGGCTCCGCGCCCGGGACGAAAGCCTTTGCCCGGCCCGCCCGTCGGGGGAACCATGACGACCGTTGCACTGCTGTCCGTCGCGCCGGTGATCGAGGGGAGCATGGCGGGCGAGGTGGCGAAAGCCGTCGACGCGCTGGAGGAGTTCGACGTGACCTACGAGACGAACCCGATGGGCACCGTCATCGAGGCCGAAGAGGCGATCGAGGTGTTCGCCGCCGCGCGGGCGGCCCACGAGGCCGTCGACGGCGACCGCGTGTCGACGTTCCTGAAGATAGACGACAAGCGGACCGCGACGTCGAGCGCCGCGGACAAGGTCGCGGCCGTGGAGGACGAACTCGGCCGCGAGGCACGCGGGGAGTAGGCCGGCGCGGCTCAGTTACTCCGCAGCGCCTCGAAAAGCGGCGTGGGCGCGGCCGGGACGAGCCACGCCGGCACCGCCCGCGTGAGGACGACCATCCCGGAGAGTTCGACGAGCGTCTGGGTCACGACGACCGTGGGGGCCAGTTCGTAGCCCGCCGGGAGCGCGAGCGCGAGCGGCAACACGACAAGCGAGTTCCGCGTGACCGACGTGAACACCAGCGCCCGGCTCTCGCCCGCGCCCATCCCGAGCAGGCCCGCCGCCATCCGAGCGAGCAGTGGCATCACGAGGAGGAAGGCGGCGTACACCGGGACGACAGCCGCGATCTGGTCGATCGACGCGCGCACCCGGGGGAGCTGCGAGGCGACGACGACGAACAGCGTGACGGCGAGCATCGGCACCGGGAGCCACCCCATCGCCGCCTGCCAGCGCTCGCCCGACGCGGAACGCTCCGCGGCCGCCTCCGTCGCCCACGCGAGCGCCAGCGGCAGCGCGATGATCGTCAGGAACGCCTCGAGGAACGGCCCGGCATCGACGATGCCTGCCGCCCGCGGCCCCACGAACAGCCGGAGGTACGCCGGGAGCAGGAGCAACTGGACGAGCATCAGCGCCGGCGTCGCCGCGGTGACCTGCTCGGCGTCGCCGTCGGCCAGTTCCGTGAACGTGATCACGTAGTCGATACACGGCGTCAGCAACACCATGAGCGCGCCGACGAGCACGGCCGGGTTCGGCGGGAGCGCGCGGGTCAGCGCCCAGACGACGGCGGGGACCACGAGGAAGTTCATCGCGAGCGCCGCCGCCATGAACCGGCCGTTGGCGAACGCCCGCCGGATGCGGACGAACGGGACTTCGAGGAAGGTCACGTACAGCAGGACGACCAGCACGGGCTCGATGAACCGCTCGGCGGCCGTCCCCGCCGTCGGCCGCCCGAGCGCGACCCCGACCGCGGAAAACACCGCGACGGCGTACAGGGCGACCTGGTTCCGCCTGATCCAGTCCTTGCGACCCATCCCTCGGCACGACGGGGCGCGGCCGGAAACGAGCGTCGCTTCCGGCCGGGACGGCCGACTGACAAAGCCCTTGTGCGGTGCGGCCGTTCCGGCGACCATGGAGAGTCTCAACCGGATGGCCATCGAACTCGTCGACGAGGCCATCGACTTCGCCGAGGAACTCGGCATCGGGGCGTACGAACTGGACAACGAGGCGACGGTGCTCGACTTCGGCGTCGACGTCGAGGGCGGCATCGAGGCCGGCCTCCTGCTCGCGGAGATCCAGACGGCGGGGCTGGCGACCGTCCAGACCCGGATGGACGAGGTGGCCGGCGCGCCGCTGCCCCACGTCGAACTGTCGACCGACCACCCCGGCGTCGCCCTGCTCGGCGCGCAGAAGGCCGGCTGGGAGGTCAGCGTCGACGGCTTCGAGGGGCTGGGCAGCGGGCCGGCCCGCGCGCTCGTCGCCGAGGAGGACGAGTACCGCCAGATCGGCTACCACGACGCCTTCGAGTTCGCCGTGCTCGCCGTCGAGACCGACGACTTCCCGGACGAGGCCGTCGCCGCGCACGTCGCAGAACTCGCCGAGGTCGACGACAACGGCGTGTTCCTCCCCGTCTTCTCGACCGCGAGCGTCGCCGGGAGCGTCACGATGGCCGCCCGCGCGGCCGAACTCGCCGTCTTCCGCCTGACTGAACTCGGCTACGACCCGATGGACGTGGTCACCGCGAGCGGGAGCGCGCCGCTCGCGCCCGTCGCGGACTCGGAGGAGGCCGCCATCGGCCGGACGAACGACGCGCTGGCGTACGGCGGGCAGGTCCACCTCGTCGTCGAGGAGCCGTTCGACCGCTTCGAGGAGGTCGCCTCGACGGCGACCGACGAGTACGGAACACCGTTCGAGGACGTGTACGAGGACCACGACTGGCAGTTCTACGACGTGCCCGAGAGCGTGTTCGCGCCGGCGCAGGTGACGATAGACGTGGTCGGCGGCGATACCCACGTCGTCGGCGAACGAAACGAGGAGTTGCTCGCCGAGAGCTTCGACCTGTGAGGGGCCGGCCGTGAGGTTCAAGCAAGTGCCCGCCCCGCCGGCGTCCCTCGACGCGCTGGCCGACTACCGCCGTGCCGTGCCGCTGGTGCCGGGGTCCGAGGACGACTGCTGTGCGCGCCTCCAGCGCCGGACGGACGTGGCGACGCGGCCGGACGCCCGGACGTGGCTCACCTTCCTCCGCGCGCTCGAACTGGTCGAGGAAACCGACGACGGCTACGCGCGGACGCGCCGGGACGCAGACCCGACTGACCTGGCGGACGCGTTCCGCGAGCGGGTGTTCGGCGCGCGCGAGGTGCTGTCGGCGCTCGGCGACGGCCCGGTCGACGCCGCCGAGGCGTTCGAGGCGGTTCGCCCCGCCGTCCCGCAGTGGGAGCGCCACCGCAACCCGGGGACGTGGGAGGCCGACTGGCGCGAGCGCGTCGAGCGCCTGCTCGCGTGGGGCGTCCTGCTCGGCCTGGCCGAGCGGACGGGCGAGGGCTACGCGGCCGCCTGACTTTTCACGCTCGGCTCCGAACCGGCGACCGATGACCGCCGTCGACGCGGTGCTGTTCGACCTCGACGACACCCTCTGTGAGTACCGCCGGAGCGGCGCGGAACTGCTGTCGCTGGCGTTCGACGACGTCGGCGTCGACCCCTTCTTCGCGGTCGGCGAGTACTACGACCGCTACGACGAGTTCCTCCCGAAGACCGACGACATGGTCGAACTCCGCCGCGAGTGCTTCGCCGCCATCGCCGCGGACCGCGGGCGCGACCCGGACCTCGGCCGCGCGGTCGCGGACGCCTACGCCGCAGAGCGCGACCACGGCAACGTCCGCCCGCTGCCGGGCGCGGCCGAGGCCGTCGACCGCCTCGCCGCCGACCACCGCCTCGCCGTCCTGACGAACGGCGCGCCGGGGATGCAGTCCGAGAAGCTGGCCCAGTTGCCGTTCCGCGACGCGTTCGACGCCGTCGTCCACGCGGGCTACGACGCCCCGCGGAAGCCGGCGGCGGAGCCGTACCACCACGCGCTGGACCTGCTGGACGCGACGCCCAAGCGGGCGGTCCACGTCGGCAACTCGCTGACGACGGACGTGCCGGGCGCACACGCCGCCGGCGTGCGCTCGGCGTGGCTCTCGGACGGCAGCGACCCCGACCCGGAACCCCACTACCGGCTGGAGTCGCTGCGGGACCTGACGACGCCGCCGTGGCTGGGGTAGCCCCGCCGGCTCACCGCACGGGGATCCGCGCCATCGACCGCTCGGTCCGCTCGACCAGCCGCTCGATCCGGTCGTCCATCGGCGGGTGGGTCGCGAGCAGGCGCGTCAGCGCGTCCTCCTCCTCCTGGCCGTAGATGTACAGCGACGAGAGCGGCCCCTGCCGCGGCCGGGCGGCGTCCCGGATGCGGGAGAGCGCCCGGGCCAGCGCGAGCGGGTCGCCGGTCACCTCGACGGCGCGGTCGTCGGCCCGGAACTCGCGTCGCCGCGAGTGCGCCCGGAGCGCCAGCGTCAGCGCGAGCAGGAGGACGACGACGAACTGCGAGACGCGGTAGTGGACCCGCACGAGGTGGCGGTCGAACGGCTCCGGCCGGCGGCCCGCGATCCACGTGCCGACGCGGCGCAGCCCGGCCAGGAACAGCCCGACCGGGAACAGCAGGAGGAAGAGCACGCCCGAGAGCGTCTCGACGAGGCTGGAGCCGAGCGTCTGGACCAGGGCGTCGCGGGTCTCCAGGTGGGCCAGTTCGTGGGCGAGGATCCCCTCCAGTTCGTCGCCGTCGAGGATCCGGAACAGGTCGCGGTCGAGGATCACCACGCCTTCGCCCGCGCCGACGGCCAGCGCGTTCGGCGACGGGAGCGACGCCACGAACACCCGCGGGTCGCCGACCGCCATCTCCGCCCGGAGGCCGTCGAGCCGCCGGTAGAGCCACGGTGCCCGCTCCCTCGGAAGTTCGACCGCGCCGAGGCCGGTCACCAGCCGCCGCGTGCCGACGCGGTAGCTCAGGTAGCCGAAAAACAGCGCCGAGCCCACCATGCCGCCGACCAGCACCGTCAGGTCGGGCCGGCCGGGGAACAGCACGGCGAGCAGTTCGACCAGCGCGACGCCCACGGCGAGGTAGAGCCCGAGGAGGCAGACACCGACGAGCGCCATCAGCAGCCGGACGCCGAACCGTCGCATGTCCGATGGTTGGTCGGGCTTGGGGAAAAGCGAACCGCCCCCCTGCGGTCAGTCCGGTCGGCCGGGCGACTGCGGGAGGGCGAGGGTGCCGGCCGACTCCCGTTCGCGCCACAGGACCAGCGCGGCGAGCGCTCCGGCGACCGCGTCGCCGGCGACCGACAGGGCCGCCGTCGCGGCGAACCCGACGTGTCCGTCCGCGCCGGCGACGACGTGGTCCGGGTTCCGGACGACGAAGTGCGCGACCGCCTCGAAGGCGAGGCCGCCAGTCA
It encodes:
- the mch gene encoding methenyltetrahydromethanopterin cyclohydrolase, whose amino-acid sequence is MESLNRMAIELVDEAIDFAEELGIGAYELDNEATVLDFGVDVEGGIEAGLLLAEIQTAGLATVQTRMDEVAGAPLPHVELSTDHPGVALLGAQKAGWEVSVDGFEGLGSGPARALVAEEDEYRQIGYHDAFEFAVLAVETDDFPDEAVAAHVAELAEVDDNGVFLPVFSTASVAGSVTMAARAAELAVFRLTELGYDPMDVVTASGSAPLAPVADSEEAAIGRTNDALAYGGQVHLVVEEPFDRFEEVASTATDEYGTPFEDVYEDHDWQFYDVPESVFAPAQVTIDVVGGDTHVVGERNEELLAESFDL
- a CDS encoding arsenic resistance protein; this translates as MGRKDWIRRNQVALYAVAVFSAVGVALGRPTAGTAAERFIEPVLVVLLYVTFLEVPFVRIRRAFANGRFMAAALAMNFLVVPAVVWALTRALPPNPAVLVGALMVLLTPCIDYVITFTELADGDAEQVTAATPALMLVQLLLLPAYLRLFVGPRAAGIVDAGPFLEAFLTIIALPLALAWATEAAAERSASGERWQAAMGWLPVPMLAVTLFVVVASQLPRVRASIDQIAAVVPVYAAFLLVMPLLARMAAGLLGMGAGESRALVFTSVTRNSLVVLPLALALPAGYELAPTVVVTQTLVELSGMVVLTRAVPAWLVPAAPTPLFEALRSN
- a CDS encoding thiamine-binding protein; this translates as MTTVALLSVAPVIEGSMAGEVAKAVDALEEFDVTYETNPMGTVIEAEEAIEVFAAARAAHEAVDGDRVSTFLKIDDKRTATSSAADKVAAVEDELGREARGE
- a CDS encoding M48 family metalloprotease; translation: MRRFGVRLLMALVGVCLLGLYLAVGVALVELLAVLFPGRPDLTVLVGGMVGSALFFGYLSYRVGTRRLVTGLGAVELPRERAPWLYRRLDGLRAEMAVGDPRVFVASLPSPNALAVGAGEGVVILDRDLFRILDGDELEGILAHELAHLETRDALVQTLGSSLVETLSGVLFLLLFPVGLFLAGLRRVGTWIAGRRPEPFDRHLVRVHYRVSQFVVVLLLALTLALRAHSRRREFRADDRAVEVTGDPLALARALSRIRDAARPRQGPLSSLYIYGQEEEDALTRLLATHPPMDDRIERLVERTERSMARIPVR
- a CDS encoding PAS domain-containing sensor histidine kinase, which codes for MTSEQGAAGPANASMRAFQEAVENTGHAVYWTDTTGRIEYVNPAFEEQTGYTAEEAVGNEPRILQSGVHGDRFYERLWDTILGGDVWEGEIVNERKSGERYVARQTISPVTGPTGDIDRFVAVNEDITALRDYQERLEDQRNRLATLLDAVPIPLVLTEADGDERVVKRTNRAFRETFGFAEHEIGGSPLAEFVDDDESAHEVGSRVRQGDPVRREVTRRTADGESRTFLLTATPLDDDGTEAIATYIDITDRKRAEDELRRRTEELEDFADVVTHDLRNPLNVAAGHLDLLAEECDNPHVDTIRCAHTRMEELIENILMLAKQGKAIDGTEPVPVRDCVSRCWRTIETADATIDVETAKTVPADANRLQQLFGNLFRNAIEHGGESVSVTVGDLADGFYVADDGPGIPEAERSDVFESGYTSTESGTGFGLSIVGEIVEAHGWSVAVTESDAGGARFEVTDVPSPP
- a CDS encoding HAD family hydrolase, coding for MTAVDAVLFDLDDTLCEYRRSGAELLSLAFDDVGVDPFFAVGEYYDRYDEFLPKTDDMVELRRECFAAIAADRGRDPDLGRAVADAYAAERDHGNVRPLPGAAEAVDRLAADHRLAVLTNGAPGMQSEKLAQLPFRDAFDAVVHAGYDAPRKPAAEPYHHALDLLDATPKRAVHVGNSLTTDVPGAHAAGVRSAWLSDGSDPDPEPHYRLESLRDLTTPPWLG